From Borrelia sp. RT5S, the proteins below share one genomic window:
- a CDS encoding TatD family hydrolase, with protein MNLEFERSIFFNKLVDTHVHFNELRKNSIDVHYVINRCLSSGFSYFLDVGLHPSDFYERKQLLGAYSNISLTAGIHPLNEALKDDFELLDNILASENVIAVGEIGLDYLKADNRKEQIETLNIQLDMASKYRKPVILHIREAYDDVYDIIKSSKFLNRGILHCYSGTYECAKKFIDFGFKVSFAGNLTFKNAESLREVLRKLSINDILIETDSPFLAPAPLRGKMNAPLFLGYICCEVARIKSCDAESISTMLYHNFKDLFKNSYQLSS; from the coding sequence ATGAATCTTGAATTTGAAAGATCTATTTTTTTTAATAAGTTGGTAGATACTCATGTTCATTTTAATGAGCTTAGGAAGAATTCTATAGACGTTCATTATGTTATTAATAGGTGCTTGAGTAGCGGATTTTCTTATTTTCTTGATGTCGGTTTACATCCTAGTGATTTTTATGAGAGAAAGCAACTTTTAGGTGCTTATTCTAATATTTCGCTTACAGCTGGCATCCATCCTTTAAATGAGGCCTTAAAAGATGATTTTGAATTGCTTGATAATATCTTGGCAAGTGAAAATGTTATTGCTGTTGGTGAGATTGGTCTTGATTACTTAAAAGCAGATAATAGAAAAGAACAGATTGAAACCCTAAATATTCAGTTAGATATGGCTAGTAAATATAGAAAACCTGTTATTCTACATATTAGAGAGGCTTATGATGATGTTTATGACATTATTAAATCTTCCAAATTTTTAAACAGGGGAATACTTCACTGTTATTCTGGTACTTATGAATGTGCTAAGAAGTTTATTGATTTTGGATTTAAAGTATCTTTTGCGGGCAATTTAACTTTTAAAAACGCAGAATCTTTAAGAGAGGTTTTAAGAAAATTAAGCATTAATGACATCCTGATTGAAACAGATAGCCCATTTTTAGCACCAGCGCCCTTAAGAGGGAAGATGAATGCTCCTCTTTTTTTAGGATATATATGTTGTGAGGTCGCAAGAATTAAAAGTTGCGATGCAGAAAGTATTTCAACTATGTTGTATCACAACTTTAAAGATTTATTTAAAAATTCTTACCAATTATCATCATAA
- the prfA gene encoding peptide chain release factor 1, with product MFLNKPDPIENKIKTLEDRLQDTSLIKNQKEYAKVVKEYNYLEKIKEQKDKYEKILHHIEENKKILSEEENLEMRELVRQELITLNLQKDETEHRIKVLLLPQDENDSKNIIVEIRAGTGGEEAALFANNLYEMYTKYSEKKKWKTELINFNETELGGFKEVSFEIKGGDVFKKLKHESGVHRVQRVPITESSGRLQTSAATVAVLPEVEDTDIEINEKDLRIDVYRSSGAGGQHVNTTDSAVRITHLPTNIVVQCQNERSQHKNKDQAMKILRARLYEFEDIKKQEQRSSDRRQQVGSGDRSERIRTYNFPQNRVTDHRANISLYKLEEIMQGDLDSLLDMLALELQERALKANSI from the coding sequence ATGTTTTTAAACAAACCAGATCCGATTGAAAATAAAATAAAAACGCTTGAAGATAGATTGCAAGACACAAGTTTAATTAAAAATCAAAAAGAATATGCAAAGGTAGTGAAAGAATATAACTATTTAGAAAAGATTAAAGAACAAAAAGATAAATATGAAAAGATATTGCACCACATTGAGGAAAATAAAAAAATCCTTTCTGAAGAAGAAAATTTAGAAATGAGGGAATTAGTAAGACAAGAACTGATCACTTTAAATCTTCAAAAAGATGAGACTGAGCATAGAATTAAAGTGTTGCTCTTGCCTCAAGATGAAAATGACAGTAAAAACATTATTGTTGAAATCAGAGCTGGTACGGGTGGAGAAGAGGCCGCACTTTTTGCCAATAATCTTTACGAGATGTATACAAAATATTCTGAGAAAAAAAAATGGAAAACAGAGCTTATTAACTTTAATGAAACAGAACTTGGGGGGTTTAAAGAAGTAAGCTTTGAAATAAAGGGTGGAGATGTATTTAAAAAACTCAAACATGAAAGCGGAGTCCATAGGGTTCAAAGAGTACCCATAACCGAATCTAGTGGAAGGCTTCAAACCTCTGCTGCAACCGTTGCTGTGCTTCCTGAGGTTGAAGATACAGATATTGAAATTAATGAGAAAGACTTAAGAATAGACGTGTACAGGTCTTCTGGAGCGGGCGGCCAGCATGTTAACACAACAGACTCTGCTGTTAGGATCACACATCTACCTACAAACATTGTGGTACAATGTCAAAACGAGAGAAGTCAACACAAAAACAAAGATCAAGCAATGAAAATTTTAAGAGCTAGACTCTACGAATTTGAAGACATCAAGAAACAAGAACAGCGCTCAAGTGATAGAAGGCAACAAGTAGGGTCAGGTGATAGGTCTGAGCGAATTAGGACATATAATTTCCCACAAAACAGAGTAACGGACCACAGAGCAAACATTAGTCTTTACAAATTGGAAGAGATTATGCAAGGAGATCTTGATTCTCTTCTTGACATGCTAGCTTTGGAACTTCAAGAAAGAGCCTTAAAAGCCAATTCAATATAA
- a CDS encoding D-alanine--D-alanine ligase, protein MKKNLMLIFGGVSFEHEISCRSAYGVYMALRRLDKYNIFSVFIDKNTGTWYLLEFVPDAFELIKKDGSSVISLVPGVGIFVGDRNLEIDVVFPIVHGRTGEDGSIQGLLKIMDIPCVGPGILGSAISSNKYFCKLFLKSFNIPLVPFIGLRKYDYLLDKEEVKNNIRQNLKYPVIVKPAILGSSIGINVAYEDSQVEKCIEEAFKYDLTIIIEKFMKVREIECSVIGNDQIKIFTPGEVVVQDFVFYDYDAKYATIPGNSVVFNIPAYLDTKHLLDIKEYAFLVYKCLELRGMARIDFFVEKDTGLIYINEINTIPGFTDISMFSKMCEHDGVDYECLVDKLVDFAFNSYEKKKKRIDFAKLEN, encoded by the coding sequence ATGAAGAAAAATCTTATGCTGATATTCGGGGGGGTTTCTTTTGAGCATGAAATTTCCTGTCGATCTGCTTATGGGGTTTATATGGCTCTTAGGAGGTTAGATAAGTATAATATATTTTCAGTTTTTATTGATAAGAATACTGGAACTTGGTACTTATTGGAATTTGTACCCGATGCCTTTGAATTAATTAAGAAAGATGGCTCTTCTGTTATTAGTCTAGTTCCTGGCGTTGGAATATTTGTAGGAGACAGAAATCTAGAAATCGATGTTGTATTTCCTATTGTACATGGTAGGACAGGTGAGGATGGCTCTATTCAGGGACTTTTGAAAATAATGGATATTCCTTGTGTTGGGCCTGGTATCTTAGGAAGTGCTATTTCTAGTAATAAGTATTTCTGTAAACTTTTTCTTAAAAGTTTTAATATTCCTCTAGTACCCTTTATTGGACTGAGAAAATATGATTATCTGTTAGATAAGGAAGAGGTTAAAAATAATATAAGACAAAATTTAAAATATCCTGTGATCGTTAAGCCAGCTATACTGGGTTCTTCAATTGGAATAAATGTTGCATATGAGGACAGTCAGGTTGAAAAGTGTATCGAGGAAGCTTTTAAATATGATTTAACTATTATTATAGAGAAATTTATGAAGGTTAGGGAGATTGAATGTTCTGTTATTGGAAACGATCAAATTAAAATATTTACTCCCGGAGAGGTCGTTGTGCAGGATTTTGTGTTTTATGACTATGATGCCAAGTACGCTACCATTCCTGGGAATTCTGTTGTATTTAATATTCCTGCTTATCTTGACACAAAGCATTTACTAGACATTAAAGAATATGCATTTTTGGTTTATAAATGTTTAGAACTCAGGGGGATGGCAAGGATTGATTTTTTTGTTGAAAAAGACACTGGGTTAATTTATATTAACGAGATAAATACAATACCAGGATTTACGGATATTTCTATGTTTTCTAAGATGTGCGAACATGATGGGGTGGATTATGAGTGTTTGGTTGATAAACTAGTGGACTTTGCCTTTAATAGTTATGAAAAGAAAAAGAAAAGGATTGATTTTGCAAAGTTAGAAAACTAG
- a CDS encoding UDP-N-acetylmuramoyl-L-alanyl-D-glutamate--2,6-diaminopimelate ligase translates to MNRKKRLHGILSRLDKNLVKEIRGSCDVEIMGLAYDSRCVLSNFVFFALPGFHFDGQKFVEAAIQRGSNVIVHTNNVDFCAPNVTYIKVDSCNIKRFMSNFSSIFYDEPSKKLKIIGVTGTDGKSSVCFYIYTLLKSVGARVGFISTVFFDDGSGSFIKNPYRQSTPESTEIHFFLSRMVDNNVEYAIVESTSHGLDPRTARLVDVKYSVAVLTNVGHEHLEFHGTMENYLSSKLNLFAAAAASDGFGVVNIDDKNSSIFLNSINRSYTYSLENENADFFVSNISEQMGFTEFEFFNNNIKYDARVDLTGSFNVENVIAALVAVSQVANIGIAELIDSLVNIRGLCGRMDSVDFGQNFSLIIDYAHTPGAFLKLFPIFRRLSKNRLIAVFGSAGERDVAKRKLQGEIADRYADIIVLCDEDPRGEDSIQIINDIAEGILNKTQGENLFFISNRRDAIEKAISLAGADDLVVTLGKGHEDSIIYEDRSVFWDEKVVIKDIILRLINRG, encoded by the coding sequence ATGAATAGAAAAAAGAGACTTCATGGTATTTTGTCTAGGTTGGATAAAAATCTGGTTAAAGAAATTAGAGGATCTTGTGATGTGGAGATAATGGGACTTGCATATGATTCAAGGTGTGTTTTGTCTAATTTTGTATTTTTTGCTCTTCCAGGGTTTCATTTTGATGGGCAAAAATTTGTTGAGGCAGCGATTCAGAGGGGCAGTAATGTTATTGTGCATACTAATAATGTTGACTTTTGTGCTCCAAATGTAACATACATCAAAGTTGATTCTTGTAACATAAAGAGATTTATGTCAAATTTTTCTAGCATTTTTTATGATGAGCCTTCAAAAAAGCTTAAAATTATTGGAGTGACAGGAACAGACGGTAAGAGTTCTGTTTGTTTTTATATATATACTCTTTTAAAGTCTGTTGGGGCTAGGGTTGGATTTATTTCAACAGTATTTTTTGATGATGGAAGTGGAAGTTTCATTAAAAATCCTTATAGGCAGTCAACCCCAGAGTCAACAGAAATTCATTTTTTTCTCAGTAGGATGGTTGATAATAATGTTGAGTATGCTATTGTCGAATCAACATCACATGGGCTTGATCCCAGAACGGCAAGGCTTGTTGATGTTAAGTATTCTGTTGCTGTTTTAACTAATGTTGGCCATGAGCATCTTGAATTTCATGGTACGATGGAAAATTATTTGAGTTCTAAACTTAATCTTTTTGCTGCTGCTGCTGCTAGTGATGGGTTTGGCGTTGTCAATATTGATGATAAGAATTCTTCTATATTTTTAAATTCTATTAACAGATCTTATACATACAGTTTAGAGAATGAAAATGCTGATTTTTTTGTAAGTAATATTAGTGAACAAATGGGTTTTACGGAGTTTGAATTTTTTAATAACAATATTAAGTATGATGCTAGGGTTGACTTGACGGGTAGTTTTAACGTTGAGAATGTTATTGCTGCTCTAGTTGCCGTAAGTCAGGTTGCAAATATTGGTATAGCAGAACTTATTGATAGTCTTGTGAATATTAGGGGTCTTTGCGGACGAATGGATAGTGTTGATTTTGGGCAGAATTTTTCTTTAATTATTGATTATGCACATACTCCGGGTGCTTTTCTTAAACTTTTTCCTATCTTTAGAAGACTTTCAAAAAATAGATTAATTGCTGTTTTTGGTTCTGCTGGGGAGAGAGATGTTGCAAAGAGAAAATTGCAGGGAGAGATTGCAGACAGGTATGCGGACATAATAGTACTTTGTGATGAAGATCCAAGGGGGGAGGATAGCATACAGATCATTAACGATATTGCAGAAGGAATTTTAAATAAGACGCAGGGTGAGAACTTATTTTTCATTTCTAATAGGAGAGATGCAATTGAGAAAGCAATAAGTCTTGCGGGTGCTGATGATTTAGTCGTTACTCTTGGGAAGGGGCATGAAGATTCTATAATATATGAGGATAGGAGTGTCTTTTGGGATGAAAAAGTTGTTATTAAAGATATTATTTTACGTTTAATAAATAGGGGTTAA
- a CDS encoding RelA/SpoT family protein encodes MIQPYEIAYLMKINDIDKIKNIFKDTINSIYKDDIQKKLIFKALEISEQLHYGQYRESGVPYVIHPITVALFLAKFQLDFKTTIAGLLHDVLEDTSVSKEEIIKEFDEEILSLIDGVTKIHDLHNKTRTIKEANTISKMFFAMTHDIRIIIIKLADKLHNMTTLSHLPKNRRERIAKDCLATYVPIAERLGISSLKVYLEDLSLKYLYPKEYKEIKNFLAETKIEREKKLYKGKLIIEKELKKIGIEAEITVRSKHFYSIFRKMKTRTNNLSQIFDTLGIRIICMQQKECYEILEIVHKVWKPIPGRLKDYIAIPKDNKYQSLHTTVRIPEDNQLIEIQIRTEEMDRIAKYGVAAHWIYKEQIELKADDLSFISRIKKWQQDSANKNQYSMNDIHKELLNTFIYVYTPEGEIVELPFGSNSIDFAYSIHTDIGDQALYAKINGKISSLTKPLRNEQIVEIFTSPEAKADVIWLNSVRTKKARSKIRSWLNKNDDTIFVDNNIIAYLIGESKEQKRLFSLFKSLTKSRIKRIAISPECNPSTGEDIIGIIQKDEIIVHNDNCQAAKHYKKSHLVEVEWEATPTRKVYHIVIFLKNLKGLFNYLDSIFTTFNIRLISEKIEDCGNGYGISNIIISSNAKNVAMVLSSLKENPNILKIMQVEEDIKNYEN; translated from the coding sequence ATGATACAACCCTATGAAATTGCATACTTAATGAAAATCAATGATATTGATAAAATAAAGAATATTTTCAAAGATACCATTAACAGTATCTACAAAGATGATATTCAAAAAAAATTAATTTTTAAAGCTCTTGAAATATCGGAGCAATTACACTACGGACAATATAGAGAAAGTGGAGTTCCTTATGTAATCCATCCAATAACGGTTGCATTATTTCTTGCAAAGTTTCAATTGGATTTCAAAACAACAATAGCTGGGCTGCTACACGATGTGCTTGAAGATACAAGTGTTTCTAAAGAAGAAATAATTAAAGAGTTTGATGAAGAAATCTTAAGCTTAATTGATGGTGTGACAAAAATTCATGATTTACACAACAAAACAAGGACAATCAAAGAAGCGAACACAATTTCAAAAATGTTTTTTGCAATGACTCATGACATTAGAATAATAATCATTAAGCTTGCAGATAAGCTACATAACATGACAACCCTTTCTCACTTACCCAAAAATAGAAGAGAGAGAATTGCAAAAGACTGCCTTGCCACTTATGTGCCAATTGCAGAAAGGCTTGGCATTTCATCTCTTAAAGTATACCTGGAGGACCTTTCATTAAAATACCTTTATCCAAAAGAATATAAGGAGATAAAAAATTTTTTAGCTGAAACAAAAATAGAGAGAGAAAAAAAATTATATAAGGGAAAATTAATAATCGAGAAGGAACTTAAAAAAATTGGGATTGAAGCAGAAATTACAGTACGATCGAAACACTTCTATTCAATATTTAGAAAAATGAAAACAAGAACCAATAACCTTTCTCAAATTTTTGACACCTTGGGCATAAGGATAATCTGCATGCAACAAAAAGAATGCTATGAAATACTAGAGATTGTACACAAAGTATGGAAACCAATACCTGGGAGACTAAAAGATTACATAGCAATACCTAAGGATAATAAATACCAGTCTCTACATACCACTGTAAGAATACCAGAAGACAATCAATTAATTGAAATACAAATTAGAACAGAAGAAATGGACAGAATTGCCAAATATGGCGTTGCCGCCCACTGGATCTATAAAGAACAAATTGAGCTTAAAGCTGATGACCTTTCCTTTATTAGTCGCATAAAAAAATGGCAACAAGATTCGGCAAATAAAAATCAATACTCAATGAATGACATACACAAAGAACTATTAAACACATTTATATATGTGTATACACCAGAAGGAGAAATAGTAGAACTTCCATTCGGATCAAACTCAATTGACTTCGCCTACTCAATACATACAGATATTGGAGATCAAGCACTTTATGCAAAAATTAACGGAAAGATTAGCTCTCTGACCAAACCGTTAAGAAACGAGCAAATTGTTGAAATATTTACCTCACCAGAAGCAAAAGCCGATGTAATTTGGCTAAATAGCGTTAGGACAAAAAAAGCACGCTCAAAAATCAGATCTTGGCTTAACAAGAATGATGATACAATATTCGTAGACAATAATATAATTGCATATCTTATTGGAGAGTCTAAAGAGCAGAAAAGACTTTTTAGCCTCTTTAAATCCTTAACAAAATCTAGAATAAAAAGAATTGCCATATCTCCTGAATGCAATCCATCAACAGGAGAAGACATTATTGGAATCATACAAAAAGATGAAATCATAGTACACAACGATAATTGTCAAGCAGCAAAACATTACAAAAAAAGCCACCTGGTTGAAGTAGAATGGGAAGCAACACCAACAAGAAAAGTGTATCACATTGTAATATTCTTAAAAAATTTGAAAGGCCTTTTCAATTATCTGGATAGCATTTTCACAACTTTCAATATAAGGCTTATTAGTGAAAAAATAGAAGACTGCGGAAATGGGTACGGCATAAGCAACATAATTATCTCATCGAATGCAAAAAATGTAGCAATGGTCCTCTCATCTCTTAAAGAAAATCCCAATATACTTAAAATAATGCAAGTAGAAGAAGATATTAAAAACTATGAGAATTAA
- a CDS encoding tetratricopeptide repeat protein — protein MLEKELLGDIEDVSRVSDNKLLDVTEKSKRGYQLIKEERLAEAETLFNDILEKDNDNNYALVGLGDIERKKRNFDKAIAYYQKCLSKHLSNNYALFGLGDCYRSLDDYKRATDIWEEYLKYDPENITVLTRVAASYRKLKNFQKSRQAYLRVIELAPENDYALVGIGHLYYDFKEYKEALKYWLKMYEINLAKIDVRVLTSIGNCYRKLKEYTKGIYFFKKALEISPNNFYAIFGLADCYRGNKDYHEALKYWLAIIEKDPKNNLVLTRVGDIYRYLKDYEKSQEYYKKALDVDFDMFAILGLALLQKEKGQYEEALAAIKSLIKNNPKNSILYVNAAECYEAMGQIENALGILSKFLQLGMKNVAIIDYINELRKKMDL, from the coding sequence ATGTTGGAAAAGGAACTTCTAGGTGATATTGAAGATGTGTCGCGAGTTTCTGATAATAAACTTCTTGATGTTACTGAGAAATCTAAGAGGGGATACCAGTTAATAAAGGAAGAAAGGCTTGCTGAGGCAGAGACGTTGTTTAACGATATTTTAGAAAAGGATAATGATAATAATTACGCTCTTGTTGGACTTGGGGATATTGAAAGGAAGAAGAGGAACTTTGATAAGGCGATAGCTTACTATCAGAAATGCCTTTCCAAACATTTAAGTAATAATTATGCGCTTTTTGGTTTAGGGGATTGTTATAGAAGTTTAGATGACTATAAGAGAGCCACAGATATATGGGAGGAGTATTTAAAGTATGATCCTGAAAATATTACTGTTTTAACGAGAGTTGCTGCTTCCTATCGAAAGTTAAAGAATTTTCAAAAGTCTAGACAAGCGTATTTAAGGGTAATAGAACTTGCTCCTGAGAATGACTATGCTCTTGTTGGCATTGGGCACCTATATTATGACTTTAAAGAGTACAAGGAAGCATTGAAGTATTGGCTTAAGATGTATGAGATAAATCTGGCTAAGATTGATGTGCGTGTTTTGACCTCCATTGGTAATTGTTATAGAAAGTTAAAGGAGTATACCAAAGGAATTTATTTTTTTAAAAAAGCATTAGAAATTTCTCCGAATAATTTTTATGCTATTTTTGGGCTTGCTGATTGCTACAGGGGGAATAAGGATTATCATGAAGCATTAAAATATTGGCTTGCAATAATAGAAAAAGATCCGAAGAACAACTTGGTTTTAACAAGGGTGGGGGATATATATCGATACTTGAAGGATTACGAAAAGTCACAAGAGTATTATAAAAAAGCTCTTGATGTTGATTTTGATATGTTTGCCATACTGGGGCTTGCTTTATTGCAAAAAGAAAAGGGGCAATATGAAGAGGCACTAGCTGCCATTAAGAGTCTTATAAAAAATAATCCTAAAAATTCAATATTGTACGTCAATGCTGCTGAGTGCTATGAAGCAATGGGGCAAATTGAAAATGCTTTAGGTATTTTATCAAAGTTTTTACAATTAGGAATGAAAAATGTTGCCATTATTGACTACATTAATGAGCTTAGAAAGAAGATGGACCTATGA
- a CDS encoding flagellar filament outer layer protein FlaA, translating to MIKILMVLLTLVNTYIFAQNTDQKNDKKGEQTEYILSTMEDPFDFHLRFFTERINPLFVRFKNNNSATQDKKFVSALKYITSRSDSEMNLDPDKQMIIPGIIKNISLWIDGRETNTEIFAILKDSSGTFHSIPFRSEDGSSKLNFLGWRKLTAYIPKNFVQKKHKFKKETRNSELIRIRIIPEHRINHEPQYIYISELKAMISEQNASTTYDDNW from the coding sequence ATGATAAAGATTTTAATGGTGTTACTTACTTTAGTTAATACCTACATATTCGCACAAAATACTGATCAAAAAAACGATAAAAAAGGAGAGCAAACAGAATATATTCTCTCTACAATGGAAGATCCATTTGATTTTCATTTAAGATTTTTTACTGAAAGGATTAATCCTCTATTTGTTAGATTTAAAAATAATAACAGTGCAACTCAAGATAAAAAATTTGTATCAGCACTTAAATATATTACTTCTAGAAGCGATAGCGAAATGAATCTAGATCCAGACAAGCAGATGATAATACCCGGGATTATCAAAAACATCTCTTTATGGATAGATGGAAGAGAAACTAACACAGAAATTTTTGCAATATTAAAAGATTCATCAGGTACTTTTCACTCAATACCCTTTAGGTCAGAAGATGGTAGTTCTAAACTTAACTTTCTTGGATGGAGAAAACTCACCGCATATATTCCAAAAAATTTCGTCCAAAAAAAACACAAATTTAAAAAAGAGACTAGAAATTCGGAATTAATAAGAATAAGAATAATACCTGAACACAGAATAAATCACGAACCGCAATACATATACATTTCCGAGCTAAAGGCAATGATTAGTGAACAAAATGCATCAACTACTTATGATGATAATTGGTAA
- the prmC gene encoding peptide chain release factor N(5)-glutamine methyltransferase → MTINEAIKDSKQYKISTLEALLLLEKILKTKKEFILANKDQNLTKEAEYKFLNQINNIKSGTPIYHILKIKEFMGINFYINKDVLIPRSDTECLVEEALLQIKKNNLNKILDLCCGSGCIGLAIAYYLKKEVTLSDFSIKALKVAFKNTKRLKLANYIEIIYSNLLECVDKEFEIIITNPPYLSEEELRIKERSEREPRVALLGFGTDGLELSRKIIQQSKHRLTKNGLLIMELAPWQVEPIREFAVREGFLYLKTLRDIETRERALVLRITNDTTL, encoded by the coding sequence ATGACAATAAATGAAGCAATAAAAGATTCCAAGCAATACAAAATAAGTACTCTTGAGGCTTTATTACTACTTGAAAAAATCTTAAAAACCAAAAAAGAATTTATTCTTGCCAACAAAGATCAAAACTTAACAAAAGAGGCAGAGTATAAATTTTTAAATCAAATAAATAATATAAAGTCAGGAACCCCAATATACCATATACTTAAAATAAAAGAATTCATGGGGATAAATTTTTATATCAACAAAGATGTACTCATTCCTAGATCAGACACAGAATGTTTAGTAGAAGAAGCTTTACTGCAAATTAAAAAGAATAACTTAAATAAAATTCTAGACTTATGCTGTGGAAGCGGATGCATTGGTCTTGCGATTGCTTATTATCTTAAAAAAGAGGTAACATTGTCGGATTTCTCCATTAAGGCCCTTAAGGTGGCATTTAAAAACACAAAAAGACTAAAATTAGCAAATTATATAGAAATAATATATTCAAATCTGTTAGAATGTGTAGACAAAGAGTTTGAAATAATAATTACTAACCCTCCTTATTTGAGTGAAGAAGAATTGAGGATAAAAGAAAGATCAGAAAGGGAACCAAGGGTGGCTCTTTTAGGTTTTGGAACGGATGGACTTGAGCTTTCAAGGAAAATAATACAACAATCAAAACATAGACTTACTAAGAATGGGCTTTTAATAATGGAATTAGCTCCATGGCAGGTGGAACCCATTAGAGAGTTTGCAGTACGGGAAGGGTTTTTATATCTCAAGACTCTACGTGATATTGAAACAAGGGAAAGAGCACTAGTACTGAGGATAACAAATGATACAACCCTATGA